One window of Pelmatolapia mariae isolate MD_Pm_ZW linkage group LG18, Pm_UMD_F_2, whole genome shotgun sequence genomic DNA carries:
- the LOC134617342 gene encoding gastrotropin-like: protein MQMKEVARDVKYINGEYSWSQYLALSSACLSISDLTPPPTNTTKMAFAGRWETETQEGYDAFCKVLGIPDDVIERGRDYKLITEVTQDGNNFTWTLLYPANAKVTNKFTIGKEAEMETIGGKKFKATVQMEGGKLSVTFPNYHHTSEISGGKLIETSKAGSVVLKRISKKI, encoded by the exons ATGCAAATGAAGGAGGTGGCGAGAGATGTAAAGTATATAAACGGGGAATATTCTTGGTCTCAGTACCTTGCTCTTTCCTCAGCTTGCCTCAGCATCTCTGATCTCACTCCTCCACCCACCAACACTACCAAAATGGCATTCGCTGGAAGATGGGAAACCGAGACCCAGGAGGGATACGACGCCTTCTGCAAGGTGCTAG GCATTCCAGATGATGTCATTGAGAGGGGCCGTGACTACAAGTTGATCACAGAGGTCACCCAGGATGGCAACAATTTCACCTGGACCCTCTTATATCCTGCCAATGCCAAGGTCACCAACAAGTTCACAATCGGCAAGGAGGCCGAGATGGAGACCATTGGAGGAAAGAAATTCAAG GCTACAGTACAAATGGAAGGAGGCAAGCTAAGTGTGACCTTCCCCAACTACCACCACACCTCTGAGATCAGCGGTGGCAAACTCATCGAG ACCTCCAAAGCCGGCTCTGTAGTGCTGAAGAGAATCAGCAAGAAGATCTAA